A region from the Phycisphaerae bacterium genome encodes:
- the purF gene encoding amidophosphoribosyltransferase, with protein MSSPSLKHNCGLFGVYGHPDAVLLTYLGIYAQQHRGQEAAGICSVGGGGPIQRYANLGLVTTVFHNKRILDELRNPHAIGHVRYSTTGSCHNINCQPILVNYARGQVAVAHNGNLINAGLLRKEFEEQGAIFNTTSDSEVILHLLARPAHLDKANVIPHILGHLQGAYSLLFLFPDRMVAARDPFGFRPLVLGTLENGAIAVASETCAFDIINARFLREVEPGEVVTISEKGMESSRIVPEDAFRPAYCIFEQIYFADPASDVFGENVHKVRQAMGAELAREAPVEADAVIPVPNCARCAAMGYARASGIPYERGYTTNHYVGRSFIMPEQVQRDLVVRMKLNVIKENVRGRRLIVVEDSVVRGTTTRGKIGTLRQAGAKEIHLRVASPPIRHPCHFGIDFPTQQELIAHQRSVAEIRDYLGVDSLHYLSLEGMLKCVKHPGRYYCTACFSGRYPMPVDQQIGKFALERYQLKMFE; from the coding sequence GTGTCATCCCCTTCATTGAAACACAACTGTGGGCTGTTCGGTGTCTACGGTCACCCCGATGCCGTCCTGCTGACGTACCTCGGCATCTACGCGCAGCAGCACCGAGGCCAGGAGGCTGCCGGAATCTGCAGCGTCGGCGGCGGGGGTCCCATCCAGCGGTACGCCAACCTCGGGCTGGTCACGACGGTTTTCCACAACAAGCGAATCCTCGACGAACTGCGTAACCCCCACGCCATCGGACATGTGCGCTATTCGACTACCGGCTCGTGCCATAACATCAACTGCCAGCCGATCTTAGTCAATTACGCACGAGGACAGGTTGCGGTTGCTCACAACGGCAACCTCATCAACGCCGGCCTGCTTCGCAAAGAATTCGAGGAACAAGGCGCCATTTTCAACACCACCAGTGATTCAGAGGTCATTCTCCACCTCCTGGCCCGACCGGCCCATCTGGATAAGGCCAACGTCATTCCGCACATCCTTGGACACCTCCAAGGGGCATATTCGCTCCTGTTCCTGTTCCCCGACCGCATGGTGGCCGCCCGCGATCCCTTTGGCTTCCGGCCATTGGTCTTGGGCACACTGGAAAACGGCGCCATCGCCGTCGCCAGCGAGACCTGCGCCTTCGACATCATCAACGCCAGGTTCCTGCGCGAGGTCGAACCCGGCGAAGTCGTGACCATCTCGGAAAAGGGGATGGAGAGTTCCCGGATCGTGCCGGAGGACGCTTTTCGACCGGCGTACTGCATCTTCGAGCAGATCTACTTCGCCGACCCCGCCAGCGATGTCTTTGGCGAAAACGTCCACAAGGTGCGCCAGGCAATGGGGGCCGAATTAGCCCGCGAGGCACCGGTCGAGGCCGACGCCGTTATCCCCGTGCCCAACTGCGCCCGCTGTGCGGCCATGGGCTACGCCCGAGCCAGCGGCATTCCTTACGAACGCGGCTACACCACCAACCACTATGTCGGCCGCTCGTTCATCATGCCCGAGCAGGTGCAGCGCGACCTCGTGGTGAGGATGAAGCTGAACGTCATCAAGGAGAACGTCCGCGGACGCCGCTTGATCGTCGTTGAGGATTCGGTCGTTCGCGGCACGACGACGCGCGGAAAGATCGGTACCCTGCGCCAGGCGGGGGCCAAGGAGATTCATCTCCGCGTGGCCAGCCCGCCCATTCGACATCCCTGCCACTTCGGAATCGACTTCCCTACCCAGCAGGAGTTGATTGCCCATCAGAGGTCCGTCGCCGAGATCCGCGATTACCTCGGTGTCGATTCATTGCACTACCTCTCCCTCGAAGGCATGTT